A stretch of Besnoitia besnoiti strain Bb-Ger1 chromosome V, whole genome shotgun sequence DNA encodes these proteins:
- a CDS encoding hypothetical protein (encoded by transcript BESB_059700) — translation MATLEDIDAFFDALVDGGGDQTVSAAAGSAVAPPATFSQAAAGRTPSEHQSLDPDSAAPEGAALQVPSFSLAGAGSDASQCVSGAQTAKGTTAASSGDAGVHTAGSAVAAPRLPAAADSTSGFFPASLPSAAGGGPGAAGVQGGSDEGVGESQNGSVSSPPVSLSGASSLLYQGLGHLSPGASPPGPPSKAGVREETAEARSPTSGHGACAGATPPAPSLRPLSGAEGPGAEVSQPTVAGAPVLPPNVAVSSPLPSSSLPVSVPSSSRSPHAPRSQAELSTASTQGAVSSSSRPASRPLVLEPALSAAASASSSPPAQAPSALPPPFPLHNRAFPGISRAPQFVGRPAETGKAAGLATPVEGVALPSLSSPAPAAVPLGSAPPEYTVEPPFRYEPTNAPNSATLQEDMAFCAETVSRLIEAKLLENDQMLFAVHENLSGGRYDEAVCFFERLQQNLFFLAMLAEQQPPETPAGAAKNAEAVQQAEQLFRSNGDFWSHEELQRLHHALRTPNLDLRQLSAAVCTKTPQQILFYLTKTVDRHVKPPTPPSPKATKTESEGAPQVAPSVAVLQASALGASRALKPDARGPPPHPPPALPSTPSDALASAYAAPVLPSLPPATATSALLAANPAMPAAHRAQAASLPHAGVAPIAFSAEFAAEQQRRASPFGAPTDSAQLAAFAPPPQAVSMHGPLSVHTPEGGVQLAPHQALLQPTADAAQLRQTAVSQFAQASVPGVLPPSASPPFFPSAALQLQQGGVSRFPAPVQAHQSASHALQATGLSPAPSTAAPHASPGIAASATSLPPASVADYGSAPRVAPLVGTPGVALPTNATQLQTNFSFPHAAFAGGLAQGPFQHRPA, via the exons ATGGCGACTTTGGAAGACATAGATGCGTTTTTTGACGCGTTGGTCGACGGCGGGGGGGACCAAAcggtctctgccgccgcgggcagcgccGTCGCACCTCCCGCGACGTTCTCTCAGGCTGCTGCCGGGAGAACTCCTTCAGAGCACCAGTCTCTAGATCCGGACTCAGCAGcgccagaaggcgcagcgctcCAGGttccctccttctctctcgcaggaGCGGGAAGTGATGCTAGCCAGTGCGTGTCGGGTGCCCAAACGGCGAAGGGGACGACTGCGGcgtccagcggcgacgcgggtgTACATACAGCCGGCAGCGCTGTCGCTGCACCTCGTttgccggccgccgccgactcgACTTCAGGTTTCTTTCCTGCTTCTCTTCCCTCGGCTGCAGGTGGGGGGCCGGGAGCGGCAGGAGTCCAGGGCGGGTCAGACGAAGGGGTCGGTGAGTCGCAGAATGGAAgcgtttcctctccccccgTTTCGTTGTcgggcgcgtcctcgctgcttTATCAGGGTCTAGGGCACCTATCTCCaggggcgtcgccgccgggtCCTCCGTCGAAAGCGGGAGTgcgagaagagacggcggaggcccgGAGCCCAACTAGCGGTCACGGCGcttgcgccggcgcgactccgcccgcgccgtcgcttcggCCCCTTTCGGGCGCAGAGGGACCAGGAGCTGAAGTGAGCCAGCCCACGGTTGCGGGTGCCCCGGTCCTTCCTCCTAACGTCGccgtttcctctcctctgccctcgtcgtcgcttcctGTCTCTGTTCCTTCGTCGTCACGCTCTCCACACGCCCCCCGATCGCAGGCAGAGCTAAGCACTGCCTCGACGCAAGGTGcagtctcctcgtcttcccgcCCTGCCTCCCGTCCTCTCGTTCTCGAGCcggctctctccgctgctgcctcagcttcgtcgtctccgccggcgcaggccccctctgcgctgcctccgccgtttCCGCTCCACAACCGCGCGTTTCCAGGCATCAGCAGGGCGCCTCAGTTCGTCGGGAGgccagcggagacaggcaaGGCGGCCGGCCTGGCGACGCCAGTCGAGGGTGtggcgctgccctctctctcgtctcccgcgcctgctgctgtccCCCTggggtcggcgccgcccgagTACACAGTGGAGCCGCCATTTCGCTACGAGCCGACGAACGCGCCCAACAGCGCGACGCTGCAGGAGGACATGGCCTTCTGCGCGGAGACCGTCTCGCGCCTCATTGAGGCGAAGCTCCTCGAAAACGACCAGATGCTGTTTGCCGTCCACGAAAACCTCTCG GGTGGGCGCTACGACGAGGCGGTCTGCTTCTTCGAGCGACTGCAGCAGaacctcttcttcctcgccatGCTTGCAGAACAA caaCCTCCGGAAactcccgcgggcgccgcgaagaacgcAGAGGCCGTTCAGCAGGCTGAGCAACTCTTCCGCAGCAACGGCGACTTCTGGTCGCACGAGGAGCTCCAGCGGCTTCACcacgcgctgcgcacgccgaaCTTGG ACCTCCGGCAACTCTCAGCTGCGGTGTGCAccaagacgccgcagcagatTCTCTTTTACCTGACTAAGACCGTCGACCGCCACGTGAAGCCGC ccacgccgccgtctcccAAAGCGACAAAgacggagagcgaaggcgcgccgcaggtggCGCCTTCGGTAGCGGTCCTAcaggcgtctgcgctcgGGGCTTCGCGTGCCCTCAAGCCTGATGCGAGGGGACCACCGCCgcacccgccgccggcgcttccgtcgacgccgagcgacgctctcgcttccgcgtATGCCGCGCCCgtgctgccttctctccccCCTGCCACAGCAACTTCTGCTCTGCTGGCCGCGAATCCGGCGATGCCTGCGGCGcaccgcgcgcaggccgcgtcgTTGCCGCATGCAGGAGTGGCGCCGATCGCCTTTTCCGCAGAGTTTGccgccgagcagcagcggagagcctCTCCATTCGGCGCCCCGACGGACTCTGCACAGCTGGCGGcattcgcgccgccgcctcaagCCGTGTCCATGCACGGCCCTCTTAGTGTGCATACACCCGAGGGGGGTGTTcagctcgcgccgcatcaggcgctgctgcagcccacggcggacgcagcgcagctgcgtcaAACGGCCGTTTCGCAGTTCGCTCAGGCGTCTGTTCCTGGAGTCCTTCCGCCttcagcgtcgcctccctttttcccctctgcggcgcttcagctCCAACAGGGCGGCGTGTCGAGATTCCCTGCGCCGGTTCAAGCGCACCAGTCCGCGTctcacgcgctgcaggcgacggggCTTTCACCGGCGCCGtccaccgccgcgccgcacgcgtcaCCTGGgatcgctgcctccgcgacTTCGCTCCCGCCTGCCTCAGTCGCGGACTACGGCAGCGCACCTCGGGTGGCGCCGCTGGTGGGGACGCCTGGCGTAGCGCTGCCGACGAATGCTACACAGCTGCAAACGAATTTCTCCTTTCCGCATGCGGccttcgctggcggcctgGCTCAAGGGCCGTTCCAGCATCGGCCGGCGTGA
- a CDS encoding hypothetical protein (encoded by transcript BESB_059710) yields MAPLPTASALLPSARDETLSGCDGDLSPDASAPALLAYQILPPIPAVVPPLSFRDPQPPLASSACIASRHHPPMVRHLLDSSHPLPSRKLASSLLAAFASPAAQPTFSACPEAPQLNLSGDAAARSPRARGKAQQKQAVAHAVGEEATAPARTDTVAESDDAGAKPRRSPEVSHACLSAAGASASRLSAGRLLGAPDAQPVPSYSPLRRFTESVAPSAAPSSSLFIAPFFSSPAAPQRSPTSLQSELASSALRCRAAELQQTRLLRALAAAVYRAVHPHARNLADIIETHGLAAAADLYAQGAVASETARLRQKDDSLESVIGAALTGHRSPLLEEASSPVTGASPFASPRPLLCGASGDAASSSRPSLLGARRGRREAFLVSSASIVAEGDRGGAAEGEGAVAWRFFRGSRGDVFDFLPVVVAAAGVDAGDHRLAVQLLTAECMSRSRRTWKKWRRRQLRLQRERANDTTDDEAAEGDAGGDEGRARPAQEPEEAREEEGVFFFRAAVLRASECNSVAAAMQSMYLQLTAPPVSFAGASSLRPRRDDAATTSLFAAASQSLEKAIHPLLRGARAREDVSTTVAWESAPSTLLGRAAGPASTQTQAASTLEHLLLAQLQTKREDRLQAAAAGGRKAGENGLFAAPFVLGDEADDGRGDDAEAAAAGGEGMLGTAKRFDGICEKLELWWRALELFPDAAHADAAEATCEKAATIRGARRGRGRGRLGDGLLGADEGALSVARTRRQKQVRALWDEGSDEEDEDADSGDEAARAKKSGSSQAARGAGSDARAPRKKSRAASVSSDSPSGAREACAAASPLAVGTCVFRPLSGSAAEASCLGEDLVARRRGGAPAVRVDSAALLVVLEETEAFSLSFVASFLHLLALLRTQCRLPLVVVTAASSSSSVRQFLSHPRTTCRLAVEAATLLQPSLVQQQIVTLLLSSAATLPFTLALPSLLVLLQHTEENATPSVLQLVHLFQLVIRMFYQTHPLAFLCRGFEDAVGLLHAEESEDGAEADARGGGKKAAHAAERKPRSSLERAGESDAAGEDGARIATASEAKATQSAEDAGTPEGEEAARSFHARASQVLKKWRRRMELLAFSSVTEDHIRLLTQLLRNTSEVYVHLVAAQQHGFLFFDRCCLQQEQLLQKNAALGGAVPRASPLARRSRPCDDEESDDESASENPPASSLWVEAAATSPLPVAASSLTSASPVFPSLPACLRAGGCACRRAVLAQLRAWCGSRAFLVFSKVQEGFKERRAALLERRRLARRPQENEAEEDEQLRRDEREAIAAVLCAEVLPQSLLDLAERRLGVALAFRLLLLLQQQLERQRRSGGPRAAEGGCRSLLALLATDTETASLRSGGGKADSRRSAARGSQAKAKAKPQRRAADEEESGESQTEADDRSDASSEDDGERDERDGGSGAGEVESGSRTMIDELERLLGVHEETACILRKYRPQQRIQEMARATRAVGEDLHRLMGGLYEELAVAAPARIAHDSASYPTSSCASSAEGGLVDPAALSLPLKRFLQQGHRELCLLRIFQASRGETPAGPSRGAAPSSPSGVHTAEILHAFENLAALVRDLDETSAALAVASTKREESVRSNSQPRSSSVSPLREAGRDDSKGRRSVSPLSLSPRLSASHAPERRLTAEVAVSALANGATGELERVAAPRGFSPVGLPPGAAPEDRALPVSDRLSALKNRFLSTVEQLLLLLLLPLPAWHPLGSELAVWGGSLAIEIATAMGLSAAAQPDRGERGLKSQLVSAAQSLCLHLETIPQRETLEHLAMCNPFYLQQFRDSEDEAEGDDAKVDGDARRPLRRAREDSKQGGNENAPDASAVLVEDLAVVYRLLGEAGKRIAMWDFFCAFCRETLGARLAHEKALLKRREGGVEAAAERVEEGDDGEGAHKRRQSRQKRKDKKLQERQFELDVLQLMEAEGQTAAQQVASAPSRSTGTCRSSARASSSPYASSVPPANLLQQLQLRFAVALGTLDHQLGLLRLPSAGAVAAAAEQMLVEGAPREQAGLLFSAHDGDGDEELDDLREDAEGHELDQARRGSTEGAGGAGEQKRNTRSSGKRGLSRLARGGGKAAGDEEEDSDEEVGKEIEEELIQMRELLHGVYAHRTQFGTVYVHGNDRERRDEEEEQEEKEVKVERRSRRKTRERKKKAKRDDYDY; encoded by the exons ATGGCCCCTCTGCCCACGGCGTCGGCTCTCCTGCCCTCTGCGAGGGACGAAACCCTgagcggctgcgacggcgaTTTGTCCCccgacgcctcggcgccggccttGCTCGCATATCAGATTCTGCCGCCAATCCCCGCGGTCgtgccgcctctctccttccgggatccgcagcctccgctcGCTTCGTCCGCGTGCATCGCCTCGCGCCACCACCCTCCGATGGTCCGCCACCTGCTGGACTCTTCGCAtccgcttccttcgcgcaaactcgcgtcttctctgctcgccgccttcgcttcaCCTGCCGCTCAGCCGACTTTCTCTGCGTGTCCGGAGGCGCCCCAGCTAAACCTgtctggcgacgcggcggcgcgctcgccgcgtgcgcggggcaaggcgcagcagaagcaggcCGTGGCTCACGCggtgggcgaggaggcgacagctCCGGCGCGTACAGACACCGTGGCGGAGTCCGATGACGCAGGCGCcaagccgcggcgcagccccgaAGTGTCGCACGCCTGCttgtctgcggcgggcgcgtctgcgtctcgcctgtCCGCGGGGAGGCTTTTAGGCGCCCCTGACGCGCAGCCGGTTCCCTCCtactcgcctctgcggcggttCACTGAGTCCgtggcgccctccgcggctccttcttcttcgctcttcaTCGCGCCGTTTTTTTCGTCCCCGGCGGCACCACAGAGGTCACCGACTTCTCTCCAGTCGGAGcttgcgtcctccgcgttgcgttgccgcgccgccgagctgcagcagacgcgcctcttgcgcgcgctcgcggcggcggtctaCCGCGCCGTGCATCCCCACGCGCGCAACCTTGCCGATATCATCGAAACTCACGGCcttgcggcggccgcagacctgtacgcgcagggcgccgtcgcctccgagaccgcgcggcttcgccagAAAGATGATTCCCTCGAGAGCGTCATCGGCGCGGCCCTAACGGGACACCGATCTCCACTTCTGGAGGAGGCGTCCTCGCCCGTCACAGGTgcgtcgcccttcgcgtctccgcgtcctctgctttgcggcgcgtccggcgacgccgcctcaTCCTCTCGGCCGTCGCTGCTGGGCGCtcgacgagggagacgcgaggccTTTCTGGTCTCGAGCGCCTCGATcgtcgcagagggcgacaggggcggcgcggcggagggcgagggcgcggtgGCCTGGCGTTTTTtcagaggcagccgcggagacgtcTTCGACTTCCTGCcggtcgtcgtcgccgcggcgggcgtcgacgccggcgaccaCCGCCTCGCTGTGCAGCTGCTGACGGCCGAGTGCatgagccgcagccgccgcacgtGGAAGAagtggcgcaggcgccagctgcggctgcagcgcgagcgtgCGAACGACACGActgacgacgaggccgcggagggggacgcggggggcgacgaaggccgggcgaggcctgcgcaggagccagaggaggcgcgcgaggaggagggcgttttcttcttccgcgccgcggtgCTGCGCGCGTCCGAGTGCAActccgtcgcggccgccatGCAGTCCATGTATCTCCAACTCACGGCGCCTCCCGTGAgcttcgcaggcgcgtcgtcgcttcgcccgcggaggGACGACGCAGCCACGACTTCGcttttcgccgcggcgagccaaAGCCTCGAGAAGGCGATTCAtccgctcctccgcggcgcgcgcgcccgcgaggacgTCTCCACGACCGTCGCCTGGGAGTCAGCGCCGTCGACCTTGCtcgggcgggcggcggggcctgcctccacgcagacgcaggccgccTCGACGCTTGAGCacctgctgctcgcgcagctccagaCAAAGCGCGAGGACCGActgcaggcggccgctgcaggcggtcggaaggcgggcgagaacggcctcttcgccgcgccgttCGTCCTTGGGGACGAAGCGGAcgacgggcgaggagacgacgctgaggccgcagcggccggcggcgagggcatGCTCGGCACCGCGAAGCGATTCGACGGCATCTGCGAGAAGCTCGAACTCTGGTGGAGAGCCCTCGAGCTGTTCCCAGACGCGGCACATGCAgacgcggccgaggcgacctgcgagaaggccgcgacgaTTCGAGGCGCacgtcgcgggcgaggacggGGGCGACTGGGCGACGGACTcctcggcgcagacgaaggcgcgctgagcgtcgcgcgcacgcgccggcagaAGCAGGTTCGCGCGTTGTGggacgaaggcagcgacgaagaggacgaggacgcagattcgggcgacgaggccgcgagggcgaagaagagcgggAGCTCGCAGGCTGCCAGAGGCGCagggagcgacgcgcgcgcgccgagaaagaagtcgcgcgccgccagcgtctcCAGCGACTCGCCGTCTGGCGCACgggaggcctgcgcggcagctTCGCCCCTCGCGGTCGGCACATGCGTGTTCAGGCCCCTCtcgggctcggcggcggaggcatcGTGCTTGGGCGAGGACCTCGTCGCCCGGCGTCGGGgtggcgcgccggcggtgcGCGTGgactcggcggcgctgctggtcgtcctcgaggagacggaggcgtTTTCGCTCTCGTTTGTGGCTTCCTTCCTGCATCTCCTGGCACTGCTCCGCACGCAGtgccgcctgccgctggTCGTGGTCACCGCGGCGTCGTCTAGTTCCTCGGTGCGGCAGTTTCTGTCCCACCCGCGGACAACCTGCCGCCTTGCggtggaggccgcgacgctcCTGCAGCCGTCCCTGGTGCAGCAGCAGATCGTCACCCTCCTgctctcctcggcggcgacgctgccctTCACGCTCGCGCTTCCGTCTCTTCTCGTTCTGCTTCAGCACACAGAGGAAAACGCGACTCCGTCGGTCCTTCAGCTCGTTCACCTTTTCCAGCTGGTCATTCGCATGTTTTACCAGACGCatccgctcgccttcctctgccgcggcttcgaggACGCGGTCGGCCTCCTCCACGCAGAAGAAAGTGaggacggcgccgaggcagacgcccgGGGGGGAGGAAAGAaagctgcgcacgccgccgagcggAAACCGCGCTCCAGCTTAGAGAGagccggcgagagcgacgcggcgggcgaggacggcgcccGGATCGCGACAGCCAGCGAAGCGAAGGCCACGCAatccgcggaggacgcggggaCTCctgagggcgaagaggcggcaaGAAGCTTCCATGCGCGAGCCTCGCAGGTGCTGAAAAAGTGGCGACGCCGCATGGAGCTCCTCGCGTTCTCTTCCGTCACAGAGGATCACATTCGCCTCCTCACGCAGCTCCTCCGAAACACGTCGGAGGTGTACGTCCACCTGGtagccgcgcagcagcacggctttcttttcttcgaTCGATGTTGTCTGCAgcaggagcagctgctgcagaagaacgcggctctcggcggcgctgtgCCCAGagcttcgccgctcgcgcgccgctcgcgcccctgcgacgacgaagaaagcgacgaTGAAAGCGCTTCCGAGAACCCGCCAGCGTCCTCGCTGTGGgtcgaggcggcagcgacgagccCTTTGCCCgtggctgcgtcgtctttgACGAGTGCGAGCCCAGTCTTCCCTTCTTTGCCGGCCTGCCTGCGggcgggcggctgcgcgtgtcgccgcgcggtgcttgcgcagctgcgggcgTGGTGTGGGTCGCGGgcgtttctcgtcttctccaaGGTGCAAGAAGGCTTCaaggagcggcgcgcggcgctgcttgagcggcgccgcctggcgcggcggccgcaggaaaacgaggccgaggaggacgagcagctgcgacgcgacgagcgcgaggccaTCGCGGCGGTGCTCTGCGCGGAGGTGCTTCCGCAGTCCCTTCTTGACCTCGCCGAGCGACGTCTCGgtgtcgcgctcgccttccgtcttcttctgcttctgcagcagcagctggagaggcagcggcggagcggcgggCCGCGGGCAGCTGAGGGCGGATGCCGCTCTTTGCTGGCGCTCCTCGCCACTGACACGGAGACGGCAagcctgcgcagcggcggtggGAAGGCGGActcgaggcgctcggcggcgcgcgggagccAAGCGAAGGCCAaagcgaagccgcagcgacgcgcggcagacgaggaggagagcggcgagagccaaacagaggcagacgatCGGTCGGACGCGAGCTCTGAGGACGATGGAGAACGCGACGAACGAGACGGtggcagcggcgctggcgaagtCGAGAGCGGTAGCCGGACGATGATCGACGAGCTCGAGAGACTCCTCGGCGTGCACGAAGAAACCGCATGCATCTTGAGGAAATACAGGCCTCAACAGCGCATCCAAGAAA TGGCGCGTGCGACGCGTGCTGTCGGCGAAGACTTGCACCGGCTGATGGGCGGGCTGTACGAGGAGCTCGCGGTGGCGGCTCCCGCGCGGATCGCGCACGACAGCGCGTCCTACCCGACGTCCTCCtgtgcgtcgtctgctgAGGGAGGACTCGTCGATCCCgctgcgctctcgctgcctttGAAGCGCTTCCTGCAGCAAGGTCACCGCGAGCTGTGTCTCCTGCGAATCTTccaggcgtcgcgcggcgagacgcctgcgggcccgtcgcgcggggcggcgccttccaGTCCGTCGGGAGTACATACAGCCGAGATCCTGCATGCGTTTGAGAATCTCGCGGCGCTGGtgcgcgacctcgacgagacgtcggcggcgctcgcggtgGCCTcgacgaagcgcgaggaaagCGTCAGATCCAACTCGCAGCCCCGCTccagcagcgtctcgcctctgcgcgaagCCGGGCGCGACGACTCGAAGGGGCGCCGATCAGTGTCTCCTTtgtcgctttcgcctcgtctctctgcgagcCACGCGCCTGAGCGGAGGCTCACGGCGGAAGTCGCGGTTTCAGCCCTCGCAAACGGCGCGACAGGAGAGCTGGAGCGGGTTGCGGCTCCCCGTGGCTTCTCGCCGGTGGGGctgccgccgggcgccgcgcctgagGACAGGGCGCTGCCGGTATCTGATCGTCTCTCGGCGCTGAAAAATCGGTTTCTGAGCACGGTGGAGCagctccttctgctgctgctgctccccCTGCCCGCGTGGCACCCTCTCGGGAGCGAGTTGGCAGTGTGGGGCGGTTCGCTGGCGATTGAAATCGCGACTGCGATGGGGCTAAGTGCGGCAGCGCAGCCCGACcgtggcgagcgcggcctGAAGAGCCAACTGGTATCTGCGGCGCAGTCGCTCTGCTTGCATCTCGAGACAATCCCGCAGCGCGAGACACTCGAACACCTCGCCATGTGCAACCCCTTCTACCTGCAGCAGTTCCGCGATTCGGAGGACGAagccgagggagacgacgccAAGGTTGACGGCGACGCacggaggccgctgcgccgggcgcgggagGACTCGAAGCAGGGCGGGAACGAAAACGCACCGGACGCTTCGGCTGTGCTTGTAGAAGACCTCGCTGTCGTGTACAGACTGCTGGGAGAGGCAGGCAAGCGCATCGCAATGTGGGACTTTTTCTGCGCGTTCTGCCGCGAGACGCTGGgtgcgcgcctggcgcatGAGAAGGCTCTGCTGAAGCGCCGAGagggcggcgtggaggccgcggctgaacgcgtcgaggagggtgacgacggcgaaggtgCGCACAAGAGGAGACAAAGCCGGCAGAAGCGGAAGGACAAGAAACTGCAGGAGCGCCAGTTCGAGTTGGACGTCCTCCAACTGATGGAAGCCGAAGGCCAAACCGCCGCTCAACAGGTCGCGTCAGCCCCGTCCCGGTCAACGGGCACCTGTCGTTCGTCcgcccgcgcttcctcctctccatATGCTTCTTCGGTGCCTCCGGCGaacctgctgcagcagctccagctgcgcttcgccgtcgcacTGGGCACGCTGGATCACCAGctcggccttcttcgcttgccgagcgccggcgccgtcgcggcggccgcggagcagATGTTGGTCGAGGGCGCCCCACGCGAACAGGCGGGGCTGCTGTTTTCCGCgcacgacggcgacggggaTGAGGAACTGGACGATTTGCGCGAGGATGCGGAAGGCCACGAGCTGGACCAGGCGCGAAGGGGGTCTACAGAGGGCGCCGGTGGTGCCGGGGAACAAAAGCGCAATACCAGGAGCAGCGGCAAACGCGGgctgtcgcgcctcgcgcggggcggaggcaAGGCAGccggagacgaggaagaagacagcgacgaaGAAGTGGGCAAGGAAATCGAGGAAGAACTCATACAGATGCGGGAGCTGCTGCACGGGGTGTACGCACACCGCACGCAGTTCGGGacggtgtatgtacacggCAAcgacagagagcggcgagacgaagaggaggaacaagaggagaaggaggtgAAAGTGGaaaggcgaagcaggagaAAGACGCGGGAACGGAAGAAAAAGGCCAAGAGGGATGACTACGACTACTAA
- a CDS encoding hypothetical protein (encoded by transcript BESB_059720) — protein MVPPSRSQAPHTGTQVSDRPPDAAASSRHEDRAEIDCEMQNSSCASGILHFPPVDGTAAFKNGADGSGADQRNGELCLESDTMKTPGPCVGTGLPGGNEQNLAEGSSAAVVRNGIHRTAEEEIGTLPHLNIRIQELFPELNNPCTAIPEHTPAASCLRPALAAEPDFRRSPSTEFVEDVNPLAGFQGPLFQLFPPLQPWAQTGFPNRHGDCSLQTTNDMSFGEGSYGSDVHIGARAPSEGGIPEALSNKRRLERGYSASISRMEEFDAGVPAFSELSTVHSDSAAVSVVNCPTNDDEGDGIGTRPPGVFQIDRHPEAYVDMESEVSCMGRSSQESAFHNNRRRTAIEFPHGVEEAVTDSRSRYGNPHGDADLPSVAPFGHMPGRWQADPVLDCFSYVSAVNQDGAAARCVRSLASPCESAKKFNESGPQHHGASAVAAQAAAIASAPYAMRYMALFDLLLHQRDLDYNSSRPREYVEKRDEQRYPLTATSAAAVASAPYAERCRILYEVLEQQAPVAEYSVSSVAHPPFRSVPPGLRNPSHEPHRGLPYGSPSPFPSAVLVDYSSDPHAPLRRKSSPFCEPPAFPLLPAAGGAFHLPAPYGPSWQPSEPSSSSATFSHSFEASQHQAQNPFGVSTAAARAPPNQDIPFLPFSATRRPL, from the coding sequence ATGGTGCCTCCTTCGCGTAGTCAGGCGCCCCATACTGGAACGCAAGTGTCTGACAGGCCACCAGATGCTGCAGCTAGTTCCAGACACGAGGACCGCGCGGAAATCGACTGTGAGATGCAGAATAGCAGCTGTGCTTCCGGAATATTGCATTTTCCCCCTGTGGACGGTACTGCTGCATTCAAGAATGGAGCAGATGGCAGTGGTGCAGATCAAAGAAATGGCGAGCTGTGTCTCGAGAGTGACACCATGAAAACACCAGGCCCCTGTGTGGGAACCGGTCTACCTGGCGGCAACGAGCAAAACCTCGCAGAAGGCTCCAGCGCTGCTGTTGTACGCAATGGAATACACAGAacggctgaagaagaaattGGCACTTTGCCCCACCTGAATATCAGGATCCAAGAGTTGTTCCCTGAACTAAACAACCCGTGTACCGCCATCCCAGAGCACACACCGGCGGCGTCTTGCTTACGTCCTGCGTTGGCAGCAGAGCCAGATTTCCGAAGAAGCCCATCCACGGAATTTGTAGAAGACGTCAACCCGCTTGCAGGTTTCCAAGGCCCCCTGTTTCAGCTGTTccctccgctgcagccgtgGGCTCAGACCGGTTTCCCAAATAGGCATGGTGACTGTTCATTGCAAACAACGAATGATATGAGTTTTGGAGAAGGCAGTTATGGTTCAGATGTGCACATCGGCGCAAGGGCACCTTCAGAGGGGGGCATACCCGAAGCACTCTCCAACAAACGAAGGCTGGAGAGGGGCTACAGCGCATCGATTAGCCGAATGGAGGAGTTTGACGCTGGAGTTCCTGCGTTTTCTGAGCTGTCGACCGTGCATTCAGATTCAGCAGCTGTGAGTGTGGTGAACTGCCCTACGAACGATGACGAAGGAGATGGCATAGGAACCAGGCCTCCTGGAGTGTTTCAGATAGACAGGCATCCCGAAGCATACGTGGACATGGAGAGTGAGGTCTCATGCATGGGTAGATCTTCGCAAGAAAGTGCTTTCCACAATAACCGCAGAAGGACAGCTATCGAATTCCCCCATGGAGTGGAAGAGGCAGTGACTGATTCCCGGTCCCGGTACGGGAATCCGCATGGCGATGCAGACCTgccctccgtcgcgcctTTTGGGCACATGCCAGGACGATGGCAGGCTGACCCCGTACTCGATTGCTTCTCGTATGTCTCAGCCGTCAACCAAGATGGCGCAGCGGCACGATGTGTCCGCTCTCTGGCTTCACCGTGCGAGAGTGCCAAGAAGTTCAACGAAAGCGGGCCGCAGCACCACGGCGCTTCAGCTGTAGCCGCTCAGGCGGCCGCGATTGCCTCTGCTCCCTACGCGATGAGGTATATGGCTCTTTTTGACCTCTTGCTGCACCAGAGAGATCTGGATTACAACTCGTCTCGGCCGAGAGAATATgtggagaagcgcgacgagcAGCGGTACCCACTGACGGCCACTagcgcagcagctgtcgcGTCTGCCCCATACGCTGAACGGTGCAGGATTTTGTACGAGGTGCTGGAGCAACAAGCTCCAGTTGCAGAGTACTCGGTCAGCTCTGTCGCCCATCCTCCATTCAGATCCGTGCCTCCCGGCTTGAGAAACCCGAGTCATGAGCCGCACAGGGGGCTACCATATGGCTCGCCATCACCCTTTCCGTCGGCTGTCCTGGTGGATTATTCATCGGATCCTCATGCTCCACTCCGCCGGAAAAGCAGTCCCTTCTGTGAGCCACCTGCGTTTCCCCTGCTAccagcggccggcggcgcattCCACCTACCAGCTCCATATGGCCCGTCGTGGCAGCCGAGCGAGCCATCGTCTTCGTCAGCGACCTTTTCACACTCGTTTGAGGCGTCGCAGCATCAGGCTCAGAATCCCTTCGGCGTCTccacggcggctgcgcgggccCCTCCCAATCAGGACATTCCATTTCTGCCCTTCTCAGCCACTCGACGACCTCTGTAA